GTGATAACGATGACCGAGACAAAGGGAAGCCGGTCGTTCATTTCAAAACCCTGTCAAGAAGAGCGGCGTATTTTTTGGCGGTAGTGATCGAAGAGTACTTTAATTTGATGTGCTCATCCAATTTGGGCGACCGATCAATGATTTTAGGCCTTCCGGCCATTTCTTCAAGATGCCGCGCGATTAATTCCGATTTCTCCGGCGGGATCACGGTTCCAAGAGGATATTCATGCAGAAGAGCCGCGGCATCGGAGTCCTTTGCCACCACCCCCAGTATCGGTTTGCCGGATATAAGATAGTCGAAGATTCTTCCGGGGAGGATATTGTAGCCGCCGAACTTCTCCACCGCCAGATAAAGGAGATCGCAATCCGCCATTGCCTTTATTGCCTCCCCTTTCGGCAGATACCCCTTGCGCCTTATGATATCCTCAAGCCCATGTCTTGAAATCGATGCAATTGCCTCTTTGGCGCAATGTCCGACATGAATAATAGAAAGTCTCTCCTTCCACTTCGAGTCGGCTTTGATAAGGGCGCTGATACCCTTAAGCAGTGGCTCGATCGGGCAAAGGTAATTAATAGTACCGAGAAGTCCGATTACCAGCCTGTCATCCGACCTTGCCTTTGGCCCTTCCCAGAGTCGCGCGGTCTCAATATCCGCCCCATTCATGATAACTTCTCCCCGCCCGAGATACCGCCGAATATCATTATTTACCGACACGACTTCATCGGCCCTTTCGATTATCATCTTTTTCAGGTCAAGGGCATAAGCCTGATCGGCGGGATGGGCATAGACCTGTTCAATGGGAAGCGAGAACCAGAGATCCCTGAAATCGGCGACCCATCTGATATTGAATTTTTCCTTAAGCTTTAAACCAAGCAGGTGGGAAGAAGGGGGCGGTGAGGTTGTTATGACGGCATCGATTTTCTCTCTTTTGATTATTTCCTCGGCTTTTCGGAGCGCAAAGAAATGCCATCCCCGCTTGGAATCGGGGCGGCGTCGCCGGGACAAAGAGCGAATGCCCGATGTGTCAAGGGCCATGGTATTGCGGAGCCCGAGCAAATACAGAAGACGCGCAGGATCAAACGAGTCGGTACGAATAACATTGGCCGCATCAATTCCTTCAAGAAGAGAATAATCATATTCGGGATAGAGAATATTTTTCACCGTCAGGACTCTGACTTTATACCCCGATTCGGGCAGATATTTATATAGCGCCAACGGACGACCAACTCCACCCATTCCGAGCGGCGGGAAATAGTATGATATGAGCAGAATAGTCCGGTCAGGAGGCATGACTGATCAGCCTTTCCATAATCTGTATCGTGCTCCTGATATTCTCCGCAAAAATCGCCGATTCTTTGATTTTTAGATGATTCTCTTCAAGAATAGGATCAAGGTCTATCTGATCATTAATAAGTCGTTCAAATCCCTGCTTCAGAGAATCGGGGTTGTTAGGATTAAACAAAATGGCATTCCCCGGACCGACCCATTCCTTTACTCCCGGAATATCCGAAACAATGGGAAATAACCCGGCTCCCATTGCCTCCAGAAGCGACGCCGGTGAGGAATCCGAAACCGAGGCCGAAAGGTAATAATCAAATTGTGCCAGGAATTCGGTATACTTCTCATGAGGCATAAAGCTATAATAATGTACATTTCCTTTGGGACATTCTCTCTTAACCAGTGCGCGGAAAGAATCAATTTCGCTTCCCCAATCGGGGAAAGTAAGAGATATTTCGCCCCTAATAATAAATGGAGCCAATGCCCTTATGATAAATGAATTATTGTAGACATAATTGTGCGGGCGCGGGACAAGAACTCGCAGGGGCCTTTGTCTCGGATTATGCCTGTTCACCCTTTTTTCAAATAATTTTATGATGTCGTTCTCGACCCCCCAGGGGATGATAGATATATTTTCCGCCGGATGAAGCTTCCTCACCTGGTCAGCAAGGAAGTGTGAGTCGACAACCAGGTGATCCGCCCGCGACAAAGCGAAAGCGACTCTTTTCCGATGAAGAAATGATTTCTCTGGCGAAATAAGGATATCGGAACCAAGGCAGTGAAGCAGGAGCGGCTTTCCGTGGGATTTCTTCGACCGGGCGGCCGCAAAGCCATACCCGGAAGCAAAATGAGGATTGATCAGGTCAGGGGCGGTCCGCTTCACGATGGCGGCAATCTCTCCCGATGACAGGAAATAATTGAGGCTATTGATCGCTGTTTTTCTCTTAAGCTGAATATCCACTGTTGTACCCGATTCAAGCGAGGCCAAAACGACTCGAATCCCCTGTGCAAGCAATCCCTGCCGGAAACGTTCTGTGTGCACCGAGCGGCCATCGGCCAGAAGAAGAACTCTCATACCCGTTTTCCCCGATAAATCAATTTACCCAGACCGCTCAAATATGTGTAGTAAGGGTAAGTGGATTTCCTGCCGCCCCAGCGTTCTTTGAATTCCACCAGACTATCCACTCCGGGTGGTGAACCGCCCAGATTTATTTCCTTTATATTGAGACTGACAGCCAGATTGACAATATAATCATACAGAAGATAATTTGGGCGGAGGGGGTCATCGCGATCGGAATAGCTCTGCCAATCGAAAATCTGCGACCTTTCCCTGAAATAAATATGTGAAGCGGTGATTGTCTCACCCGAGAGCACCATCGGCCATATGACTCGGGAATCCCTCTTTGCTATTGTCAGCAGACGTTTAAAGAATCTGCGAGAATAGCGCGGTTTGCTGTTATGCCGCCGGCTTGTGGCCAGCACCAAGTGATAGAAATCCTCCAGATAACTTTCATCATCAAGAGTAACGATGCGGAAATCCCCCTCCCTTCCGGCATGACGGATGTATCTTTCCATTCTGCGGTTGGGGAATTTATATGAATTAGTTCCCAGATGGAGGATGTGGGTTGATTCCGGTCGCTCCTCAAAGGCGGCCGCATGAAAAGGGGATGGTGGATTATAAATATCGGCCCTTATGAATTTCTCTTTTTTGAGATAATTTTCAAATGACGCTATGAACTGCCTTTTCTCCATTTCAGAAACGGCATCATTCCAATATATCCCGCCATATAATCCCTCGGGCATCGATTGGAAACGGCGGAGATATTTCCGCCCAAAGACAATGCCCGCCATCCCCGCTTTCAGAATGCCCTGTTCCTCATCAGCCAGGAAAACCTCTCTGCCTCCAAATACTTCCCAGAGAGATGCAAAAGCCGGTGAGGCAAAGAAAGAATTGCCGGTCAGCGAAGACCAGGCTTCTAAAGGAATATCTTTGGCCGAATAGATTTGAAACGCCATTACTTTCGAATCAGCAGGATTTTGCCCCGGCCGACCGAACCATCCGGCGCGGTGATGAGAAAAAGGTAGACCCCCGGGGCCACCTTTTGGCCCTGCTGATTGGTCCCATCCCAGTTGACATTGACACTCATTTCGCGCACCAATTCGCCGGCGGCGGTGTACAGCCGAACTATGGCATCACCATTATAGTTAAATGATAGAACTTCATCCGCGCCTCTGATGATGAACGGATTGGGAAAAGCAATAACCCGCGCGATATCAGAGGTTGGCGGGCCGATAGGGGATTCCAGCACCGAGATCCCGTCCGAAGTGCCGATCCAGAGATCGTTGGTGAAAGAATTGATCATCAGCGCCGAAATCTCAATATCGGAGAGGCCGGAATTAAGGGTTGTAAAAACCTCGAAATCGCCGCTCACGGCATCGTAACGCGCCAGACCGTTATGTGCTCCCATCCACGCATTTCCGCGACGGTCAAAAATCAGTCTGGTCACCTCCGGCCCGAACCCGCCCGGCAATTGCACATTTATGAAACGTTCTATTCCGGGATCGTAGCGGGAGAGACCGAATTTGGTGCCCACCCAGAGCACCCCATGGTTGTCGAACCTGACGACATTGACATTATTGGAGCCCAGCCAGCTGTTATCCTCACGGTAATTGACGGCTGAATCGTCGCTCTTATCGAACGGATCCGGCCCAAAATAGTACAAAAATACGCCATTGTTCTCTGTCCCCAGGGCCAGAGTATTGCTGCTGCAATCGATTGAAATCAGGCGGTCGGTGGAAATCCCCTCGGCGGCGCCGAACGACACCCAATTATCCAGATGATTTAAATCAACCGCCGAAACCGGATTTCCATCCAGCGCCCGGTAATTGGTCATGAAAATATACCGGGGAGTGCTGACCAGACTGTTAACCACCACGTAATGCGGCCCCTCTAAAACACCCCGCAGCGAGGAGTTATTCTGATTATAGTGGACAATAGTATCATCTTTTATTTTAAAGAGACCATTACCCCATGTTCCCACCCAGAGATTCCCCGAATTATCCTGTGTGGTCGAGGTGGCCCAATCGCTGACAAAAATATTCAGTTTATTCCATCCGGTCGTATCCAGTATGGCCGCCCCATCCCGCCTGAAACATGCGGCCACCTGCCCCTGCCGGCTCGAAGAAAGGGAGGAGATAATATTGCCGGGAAGCCCCCCATCATTAAATTTGGTCAGATTCGGGCCGGTGCCATACCAAAGGCCGCGCGCCTGAGTCCCGGCCCAGAGAACGCCGGCAACAATACGGCCGGCGCAGAAATAATCGCTATAAGCAGCATGATTCTCAAGCTCGGCCGCCGTTTGTATATAATACCCGTTGCTGCCATATATAAAAAGGGAATCTCCCTGTACAATCATATGTTTGACAGAAAAAGGCTCGCGTGTGACGAGTTTGACAAAAGATGTATCAGCGCCACTCACCGAAAGATAGAAGGCGTTGCGCGTCGTGCCCAGATAGAGCGCTCCCCGATAATAGGCCAACGCCTTAATAGTATCGACGCGCAACTCGGGGTAAACGGTGGTGCTGAAAGTCTTCCAGTTGATAAAAGACTTGAGCAGATCGGGATTGCTTTTATCGGATACCGCCAGACCCTCCGAAGTGGCTATCCAAATCGAATCGCCCCTTAAAAGAAGGTCATAGACGGCTGGTTCCGGGTCAAAATCGCCAAAGCGAAAATACAAATCCTGGATTTGCCCGCCATCGATTGTCTTTGAGAATAGAGCCAGTCCGGTCGAGCTGCCTACCCAGAGATTGTCGTTATCATCAGCCAGCGAATAAAGGGTGAGGAGACTGTTGTTGCGGTCGAAAAAGAGATAGGGAATGTACTGGTTGTCTGCAGACTTGATAAGTCTTCCGTACCCGGCCAGCCAGATTGATGAAGAGGCGTCTTTAAGGATATAATTGAGATCGTTCGTCCCGATTCCCTTATCATTGGTAATTTTTGTCATCCCGAGGGTAAGCGGGTCAATTTTGAGCCACCCGCCGGAGGTTACCACCTGAAGCGAATCATCGAAATAATCAATATATCGAACCTGATTGGCGGAGGTATAAGTATGCCAGTTATCGAACCCGGCGGCCGGAACACCGACTACGGGAAGGAAAAAGAGAACAATGAGAATAACAGTGACTATCTTCGTATTTTTTTCCATATCCATAGACAGATCATTATAAGTAATATGGTGGTGGTAATCAACAGCGAGAACGATCCGAAGACCGGCCCGATCCTGGTGAAAACGGATTCCTCTTCGCTCAGGGCCAGCCGCCCGCTTACCACTTTCTGCACATAGAGATCGGCCCGGGCTGTTTCGCGCCCAAACGGGTCGATCAAAGCAGAAATACCACTATTTGCACAACGGGCCAGCCAGATCCGATTTTCCACGGCCCTGAAGACGGCAATCCGCATATGCTGGAAAGGACCGGAGGAACGTCCAAACCAGGTATCATTGGTAATATTGACCATGAACTCCGCCCCCCCGCGCACGCATTCGCGGACATATTCCGGAAAGGCCGATTCAAAACAGATAAGCACCGAATAGGCGCCTTTATCGGTCTGAAACAGTATGGCCGAGTCGCCGGGATAGAAGTCAGACCACCATTCCACGTCGTGATTCTTTATCAAGGTGAGATATTTGGCGAGGAAATCCCGGGTGAGAAAAGGCATATAGTCCTCATAAGGGGCATGCTCCGAAAAGGGCACCAGTTTAACCTTGTTATAAGATGTCCCCATAGTGCCATCCGGGGCAAATTGAAAGGCGGCATTATAAGACCTTTCCTTTCCATTGCTGATCTGATTGTCCATGGCGCCGATGAGATTATAGGCCCGGCTGTTGGCAACCGTGCTACTCAATATCTGGCGATATTTCGGTTCCAGGCGGGGATAACAGGGTGCGGCCGTCTCCGGCCAGACGATCAAATCGGCCGAATCGCGCGAGGCCTCCTGAGCCAGCGAGTCATACAGCACAAAATTATACTCCCTCATACCCGGAGACCATTTCGTGTTGAGATCGACATTTCCCTGGAGCAAGGAAACACGGAAATTCCCCGGCTCGACATAAGGCGGAAAAACCACCCAGCCATATAGATATATCGATAACGTGATAAACAGGAAAGCGATCCCGGAACTGACCCGGGTCTCAAGGCGATTGACTTTTGTCATCGCCTGCCAGATAAAGAGATTCATCAGTATCAGAGCAAAGGAGAGTCCATAAGAACCGACGACGGAGACAATCTGAATGAAAGTCAGATAATAACCCTGACTGTAAGATAAATCGGTCCAGGGGAAAGCATACTGGCTGAGAGAGCGGAAATATTCCATTCCAACCCACAGGAACGGAAGCGCGATCAACCCCAGGACTTTTTTCCATCGATAGATTTTGACAAAAAGATAAAGAATGAAGGCCGGATAGAGAGCCAGAATAAAGACTGCCGCCACCATCCCCGGCGGCGTGACAACCGCCACCCAGTACAGCTGAAAGATATTGGACAGAAGGGCAAAGAAATATGCCGCCTTGAAAGCTGTCTTGCCCTCAAGCGAGGATATGATAGCCAGCGGCCGCACCAGCGCTATCCAAACCAGGAAACCGAGCGGAAGCGGAAGATAGGCCAGGGCCAGAATAAAGGCCCAGAAGGTCAATTCGGCCCGGCGCAGTCTGACTGCGGCATCTCTGGGCCAGAAGAAGGCTTTAATGCTTGACAGCAGGGATCTCACCCGGAATCAATAACGATTGGCCAGTCATCTGGGCCGGCTGATTTATATTCAAATACTGCAGGATGGTGGGTGCGACATCGGCCAGAATCCCTCCTTCCCGCAGACTAACCTTACCGAGTCGATTGGTACAGTCATAGAATATGAAAGGAACCGGATTGGTGGTATGCGCCGTAAAAGGTCCGTTGGTCTCCGGGTCGAACATCTGCTCGGCGTTGCCGTGATCGGCCGTGATAATCGCCTGCCCCTGTACTTCCTCGACCGCCCGGATGACTTTCCCCACTCCGGCATCAATGGCCTCGACCGCTTTCACCGCCGCTTCGAAAATGCCGGAATGCCCCACCATATCGCAGTTGGCAAAATTCAGAATCACAACATCATATTTCCGCGACAATATCCGCCGCACGGTTTCATCGGCCACCTCCACCGAGGACATCTCCGGTTTCAAATCGTAGGTGGCAACTTTTGGTGATTGTATCATCACCCGGTCTTCATTTTCAAATGGCTTTTCCACCCCGCCGTTGAAGAAATAGGTCACATGGGC
This is a stretch of genomic DNA from Candidatus Zixiibacteriota bacterium. It encodes these proteins:
- a CDS encoding glycosyltransferase, whose product is MPPDRTILLISYYFPPLGMGGVGRPLALYKYLPESGYKVRVLTVKNILYPEYDYSLLEGIDAANVIRTDSFDPARLLYLLGLRNTMALDTSGIRSLSRRRRPDSKRGWHFFALRKAEEIIKREKIDAVITTSPPPSSHLLGLKLKEKFNIRWVADFRDLWFSLPIEQVYAHPADQAYALDLKKMIIERADEVVSVNNDIRRYLGRGEVIMNGADIETARLWEGPKARSDDRLVIGLLGTINYLCPIEPLLKGISALIKADSKWKERLSIIHVGHCAKEAIASISRHGLEDIIRRKGYLPKGEAIKAMADCDLLYLAVEKFGGYNILPGRIFDYLISGKPILGVVAKDSDAAALLHEYPLGTVIPPEKSELIARHLEEMAGRPKIIDRSPKLDEHIKLKYSSITTAKKYAALLDRVLK
- a CDS encoding glycosyltransferase, with the translated sequence MRVLLLADGRSVHTERFRQGLLAQGIRVVLASLESGTTVDIQLKRKTAINSLNYFLSSGEIAAIVKRTAPDLINPHFASGYGFAAARSKKSHGKPLLLHCLGSDILISPEKSFLHRKRVAFALSRADHLVVDSHFLADQVRKLHPAENISIIPWGVENDIIKLFEKRVNRHNPRQRPLRVLVPRPHNYVYNNSFIIRALAPFIIRGEISLTFPDWGSEIDSFRALVKRECPKGNVHYYSFMPHEKYTEFLAQFDYYLSASVSDSSPASLLEAMGAGLFPIVSDIPGVKEWVGPGNAILFNPNNPDSLKQGFERLINDQIDLDPILEENHLKIKESAIFAENIRSTIQIMERLISHAS
- the lnt gene encoding apolipoprotein N-acyltransferase — its product is MRSLLSSIKAFFWPRDAAVRLRRAELTFWAFILALAYLPLPLGFLVWIALVRPLAIISSLEGKTAFKAAYFFALLSNIFQLYWVAVVTPPGMVAAVFILALYPAFILYLFVKIYRWKKVLGLIALPFLWVGMEYFRSLSQYAFPWTDLSYSQGYYLTFIQIVSVVGSYGLSFALILMNLFIWQAMTKVNRLETRVSSGIAFLFITLSIYLYGWVVFPPYVEPGNFRVSLLQGNVDLNTKWSPGMREYNFVLYDSLAQEASRDSADLIVWPETAAPCYPRLEPKYRQILSSTVANSRAYNLIGAMDNQISNGKERSYNAAFQFAPDGTMGTSYNKVKLVPFSEHAPYEDYMPFLTRDFLAKYLTLIKNHDVEWWSDFYPGDSAILFQTDKGAYSVLICFESAFPEYVRECVRGGAEFMVNITNDTWFGRSSGPFQHMRIAVFRAVENRIWLARCANSGISALIDPFGRETARADLYVQKVVSGRLALSEEESVFTRIGPVFGSFSLLITTTILLIMICLWIWKKIRR
- a CDS encoding GNAT family N-acetyltransferase, which encodes MAFQIYSAKDIPLEAWSSLTGNSFFASPAFASLWEVFGGREVFLADEEQGILKAGMAGIVFGRKYLRRFQSMPEGLYGGIYWNDAVSEMEKRQFIASFENYLKKEKFIRADIYNPPSPFHAAAFEERPESTHILHLGTNSYKFPNRRMERYIRHAGREGDFRIVTLDDESYLEDFYHLVLATSRRHNSKPRYSRRFFKRLLTIAKRDSRVIWPMVLSGETITASHIYFRERSQIFDWQSYSDRDDPLRPNYLLYDYIVNLAVSLNIKEINLGGSPPGVDSLVEFKERWGGRKSTYPYYTYLSGLGKLIYRGKRV